The Sorangiineae bacterium MSr11954 DNA segment ATCGGTCACGGTGTAGCTGGAACAATCGGCTTTGGCTGCGCGAACCGCCCGCGTCTTGGTGCGGGTGCCGCTGAGCGCGGAGGACTTCGAAGCACGTTGCCCGCCTTCGGGCGCGTCGGTCGACGATGCCGTGCACGCCGAGAGCAAGAGCAAGAGAATACCAGTACCAGAGAGGGTAGGCCTTAGAGTCATTGCAATGATCGTCCTTCTGTGGAGACGCAGACAATCCGCGTCTGCCTGACAAAAATTCGGCACTATACAAAATAAACCGGATCCGTACTTACTAATTCGACTCGACCGCAATACGAATTAGTTCGAATGAACGTTCGTGGCGCGTATGTGACGGAAACTGGCGCGGTTGTTACGGTGGTGCGCTCTTCGCGCGCCGAGGGGCACCATGACAGTGTGATTTTCGGTCGCGATTGGCAAAAAATGGCCCTTTGCGACCACGCGAGTCGGGCGCTGTGCGACGAACGCGCTCCTCGTGTCGTGATGGATAGCAAACCTCGCGCGGTCGTTATCGGGCATACGACGAAACGCGCCGTGATGACGCGAGGCCATATCGTGGTCCGTATCGCGATGTCCAAGGACATGCATTGAACGATGCCAAGCTCATCGCCCGCGCGGCCACAGGTACCTTTGCGCGCGCTCGCGGGCTCGATGTGTTGCGCTCGATGTGCTCATTCGATGATGTGAATAGGTGTCGCTCGAATCCCCGAGCGTGAATCGGAGCTGCGTGAGCCATTTGCATGAATGCAAATGGCCATCCTGTACGACCTCGCGCGTTCGGCGGGCGCGTATCCTCCGCCGCCCAATCGTATCCGTACCCGAAGCGTCATCTGCACGGAACAGGCATGATTAAATGACATCGTAGATCGCCCTTTACGGGACGCACGGCGAATGGTTTGCGTACCGAGCGGTCACCGCCAATACTCAATGCGATTTGGGTCGTATTCATCATCGTGCGCAGCACGAACCCGCTGAGCACCAATGGGAGGATGACCATGAGCCATCGGAAGCTATTTGGATGGATGACGTCGGCCACAGTCGCGACCGTGCTCGCAGGCTGCACCATGGGTGGGTCGCCGGATGCGGACCTCGCGCCCGATCCCGAGGATGAGGGCGGCGACCTTCGGTCCTCCGAGGGAACGGCCATGGTCGCGCCGGCGGGCGTGCTCCAGTGCCGAGGCACCGCGCAGACCGTCTTTGCGGGGGATCCCGCGGAGACACGCATCGCCGGGGGCATTAGCACCCTGCGCCAATGCACGGGTGCGAACACCTCGATTCGATTCGTGAAGTATCGCCTCGACGATACCGTGGCGGTGGACTGTGAAAACCATGTTCTTCAACGAGGCTCCGGCGCAAGGTTGACCTTGGGCTGGAGCGATGGCGAAACCAGCGTGGCGCTGAGCCCCATGAACTACGCCGTGCGCACGCAAGCCGGCGCCGGCGGGCGCGCCGATCTCGTCTTCACGGTGGCGACTCGGATTCAACGCGGTCCATTCGTCGGCAAATCCGTGACGCTCAGCTTCAAGGCCATGCCGGCGGGGATCGCGTGCAGTGGCAGCTACCCCGAGAGCGCCTTTGCGGTCGCGGGGCTTGCGACCCTCGAGATCCTCTAGATCTCTACGGCCACGCCCTCCAAGCGCCGCCGAGCCCGGCGAGCCGGCCGCGCGCACGATCCTCGTGGGGCGCGCTGGAATGCGCGCGCGAACGCATGCTAACGATGACCCATGCGCGGATGGCGGTATGGAGTGGCGTGCGGTTGGCTTTTGACGATGGGTGCATGTGGTGGCGGCGGCGCCCGGCCCCCGGAGGCCGCGGCGCCGAGGTCGGTGGCCGCCGCCGCGGACAGCACGGCGCGCAGCAACGAAAACGCCAAGGTGCTGCTCGATTTGGAGGCGCGCTTCGAGCCCGAATCGGCCCACGCCGGCGGGCTCGAAGGGGCCGGTGAGGAAATCGTCGATCTCGGACCGGACCTCGCGGAGCGCTCGCTCCGAGCGTACCGGGAGGCCGAGACCACCTTGGGCGAGCGTCTCGCCCGCGAGACGGATCCGGCGGTGCACGCCGATCTGGAGCTCCTGCTTCGCGCCGCGCAGCTTCGCCGCAAACGCATCGAGCTCGACGCGAAATGGCTCGTCCCGCTCACGGACGTAACGGACATCGTTCTTCGTGGGATCCGGGCCGCCGGGGAGCGCTCGGCCCTGGTCCGCCTGCGGCGCTACACGGGAATGGAGCCCGGCCGGCGCCCGCTGGTCGATCTGGCCATCGCGCGCACGCGCGAACGGCTCGATCGTCCGGGCCTCGTCTTTCCGGCCAAGGTGCGCGTCGAGAAGATGCTCGCCACCATGCCCATCCTGGCCGAGGGCGTCGCCAAGCTGCTGGCGAAATCCTCCCCCGCCGGCTACGAGGCGCCGCTCGCGCGCTGGAACGAGCAGGTGGCGGCCTATACCAAGTTCGTGCGCGAGAGCATTTTGCCGCGGGCGCGCGCCGATTTTCATCAGCCCCCGGAGCTGTATCGGCTGGCGCTGGAGGAGTCGGGCATCGACGCGCCGCCGCGCGAGGTCGCCGCCAAGGCGCGCGAAGCGTTCGCCCGCGTGCAGGGTGAGATGCAAGAGCTCGCGCCCCGCGTGGCACGCGAAAAGGGCCTGGCGGCGACCGATTACCGCGATGTCATTCGCGCGCTCAAAAAGACGCAGCTCCACGGCAGCGCATTGCTGGACACGTACCACCGTCGGGTGGCGGAGATCGACGCCATTCTCCGGCGCGAACATTTGGTGACCGTGCCCGCGCGCGCCATGCAAGTTCGATTGGCGACCGACGCAGAGAGCGCGCAGATCCCGGCGCCCTTC contains these protein-coding regions:
- a CDS encoding DUF885 domain-containing protein, whose protein sequence is MGACGGGGARPPEAAAPRSVAAAADSTARSNENAKVLLDLEARFEPESAHAGGLEGAGEEIVDLGPDLAERSLRAYREAETTLGERLARETDPAVHADLELLLRAAQLRRKRIELDAKWLVPLTDVTDIVLRGIRAAGERSALVRLRRYTGMEPGRRPLVDLAIARTRERLDRPGLVFPAKVRVEKMLATMPILAEGVAKLLAKSSPAGYEAPLARWNEQVAAYTKFVRESILPRARADFHQPPELYRLALEESGIDAPPREVAAKAREAFARVQGEMQELAPRVAREKGLAATDYRDVIRALKKTQLHGSALLDTYHRRVAEIDAILRREHLVTVPARAMQVRLATDAESAQIPAPFFDAPRLIGNTGEEGTFVLPDRLSADPSKRLDDFSHDAASWWLTAHEGRPGHELQYSSMIERNVSIARALFAFNSVNAEGWGLYAEDLMRPYMPLDGQLICLQARLMRAAHAFLDIELNLGLLDTGEARRVMQQDVVFSEAWANSAVDRYTFWWPAQAPSYFYGYMRLMELRADTQRAMGAHFNLASFHDFVLAQGMVPPALLRQAVFARLVAKSG